From a single Mesorhizobium shangrilense genomic region:
- a CDS encoding SDR family NAD(P)-dependent oxidoreductase, whose amino-acid sequence MTDDADIQTALPALAHGNTAVITGGASGIGLAAAKRLAFMGMKIVLADIGGARLDEASHAIAAIAGDDATLAVATNVSKAGEVDRLADRAFGAFGGVSLLMNNAGVGNNPGKPWENRDAWKHLLDINFWGVVHGVEAFTPRMLASGAPGLIINTGSKQGITTPPGNLAYNVSKAGVKTFSEGLAHALRNEPGAKVAAHLLIPGFTYTGLTEGVTEKPASAWTGEQVVDFMLGALVRGDFYILCPDNEAARPMDEKRMAWAIGDIIENRPALSRWHPEHKQAFAAFMESGA is encoded by the coding sequence ATGACCGATGATGCCGACATCCAGACCGCCCTGCCAGCACTTGCCCACGGCAATACCGCCGTCATCACCGGCGGCGCCAGCGGCATCGGCCTTGCCGCGGCCAAACGGCTGGCATTCATGGGCATGAAGATCGTGCTCGCCGACATTGGCGGCGCCCGCCTCGACGAGGCCTCCCACGCCATCGCCGCGATTGCCGGCGACGATGCCACGCTCGCCGTCGCAACCAACGTCTCCAAGGCCGGCGAGGTCGACCGCCTGGCGGACCGGGCATTCGGCGCCTTCGGCGGCGTGTCGCTGCTGATGAACAATGCCGGCGTCGGCAACAATCCCGGCAAGCCATGGGAAAATCGCGACGCCTGGAAGCATCTGCTGGACATCAACTTCTGGGGTGTGGTCCATGGTGTCGAGGCCTTCACGCCCCGCATGCTGGCCTCTGGCGCACCGGGGCTGATCATCAACACCGGCTCCAAGCAAGGCATCACCACGCCGCCCGGCAACCTCGCCTACAATGTGTCGAAGGCCGGTGTGAAAACCTTCAGCGAAGGCCTGGCGCATGCACTGCGCAACGAACCCGGCGCCAAGGTGGCCGCGCATCTGCTCATTCCCGGCTTCACCTATACGGGCCTCACCGAGGGCGTGACGGAAAAGCCAGCGAGCGCCTGGACGGGCGAGCAGGTCGTCGATTTCATGCTGGGTGCGCTGGTTCGTGGCGACTTCTACATCCTGTGCCCCGACAATGAAGCGGCCCGTCCGATGGACGAGAAACGCATGGCCTGGGCGATCGGCGACATCATCGAAAACCGCCCTGCCCTGTCGCGCTGGCATCCCGAGCACAAGCAGGCTTTCGCCGCGTTCATGGAGAGTGGAGCGTGA